The nucleotide sequence ACCGAGCGCGCCCAGCTCGGCTTTTTCCCCGTCGATGGGTCCTGTTATGCCTGTGATAGATCTCTGCACGGGTGGTACGTCGACGACGAACTCACCATCGGCTGTATCGACTGTGGGACGATCCAGGTCAGCTACCCGTTCCCCGCCGGCGGCCTCGACGACCGCACGACCGAAGACGTCCTGGAAGCTTTCCAGCACTACGTCCGTCACCACTACTGTCTGGCCGCCGACGGCGTCTGTCCGGAATGTACCGGCTCGATCGAGTCGGATCTCGTGGCCGACCCTGACGAGGACGACCTGGAGGTCGCCGTCGAACACGTCTGTCAACGCTGCGGGTACCGCCTGGAGTCAACCGTCGGTATCACGCTGCTCGATGTCGCCGACGTCCTGGTGTTTTTCTCCGAGCGCGGGGTCGATCTGAACGCGACGCCGTTCTGGCACTTCGACTGGTGCGTCAGTGACAAGCGAACGGAGATCGTCGACGACGAGCCGCTCCGTGTCCGGCTGACTCTCCCCTGTGCAGGCGACGAACTCCGCGTCCTGCTCGACGAAACCGTCTCCGTGATCGACACTGCAGTCGTCGAACGCCTCCCGGAGTAAGCCGGCTCAACAAAGTATCAAAAAATAAACTGTAGTTGGGTGGAGGAAGGGCTCATACCGGTCGAGTCCGTAGTCGTGGATATGACGCAGTCACTGACTGGACGGATGGCATCGACGACCCAGGCGAGCGGACGGAGTACTCGGTAACGATGGTCGACGCCGAGCAGTTCCGGGCCGTCCTCGGGCAGTTCGCGACCGGCGTGACCGTCGTGACGCTGCCGGGCGACCCGCCCCACGGCATCACCGTCAGCGCCTTCGCCAGTCTGTCGATGGACCCGCCGCTCGTGTTGATCTCGCTCGACCACGACACCGACGCCCACCGGCGACTCGCCGACGGGGACGACGACGGGTTCGCCGTCAACATCCTCGCCCGCGACCAACGCGAGGTCGGCGAATTCTTCGCGGGGATGACCGACGATGGCGATCCCCTCGCCGAAGCGACCGACGCGCCGGCCACGGGTGCACCCGTCTTCGACGACGACCTCGCGTTCGTCGACTGTTCGGTGTACGATAGCTTCGAGGCGGGCGATCACACGGTCTACGTCGGGAAGGTCGAAGCGGCCGAGTTGTTGAACCCCGAGGCCGACCCGCTCACGTATCACCGCGGCGAGTGGGGCACGATTCCGGCGGCGGCGGACAACGCCTGACTACCCAGCGAAGCCACTTTTCGAAAGCGAACGACGCCAGCCCACCGCGAGCCACGACTATCTCGACCGTCGCCGTAGTCGGGTGAGTCACGGCCGCGGCGTTGCATCCTGTCTTTCGCGAAAAAATGCCCACTGCAGTGTGTTCGAGACGACGTCGCGTATCTACTCGAACAGTTCGACGGCCTGCTCGAAGCGCGCGGCGGGTTCCTCCCAGTCGACGACCTCGAAGAAGTTCTCGACAAACTCGCCGCGGGCGGGCCCGTAGTCGTGGTAGTAGGAGTGCTCCCAGACGTCCAGCGCCAGGACGGGGTGGCTGCCCCAGAGCGCGCCCTGGTCGTGTTTGTCGACGACGACATTGCGAAGCTGGTTGCTGAACGAATCGTAGACCAAAAGCGCCCAGCCGCCGGCCCCGCTGGCGGCGGCCTCGAACTCGCCCTTCCAGGCGTCATAGGAGCCGAAGTCCTCCTCGATTCGCTCGCGGAGGTCGCCCGCGGGTTCGTCGCCACCCTCCGGGCTCATCGACTGCCAGAAGAGGTCGTGCAGGACGTGGCCGGAGCCGTTGTGCGTGACGTTGCGGATCGCGCCGGCCGAGGAGTCGAACTCACCGGCCTCGCGGTTCGCCGCGAGGGTCTCCTCGGCGGCGTTCCAGCCGTTGACGTAGCCCTGATGGTGGGTGTCGTGATGCCAGCGCAGTACCTGCTCGGAGATGTGCGGTTCCAGTGCGTCGTAGTCGTACGGTAGCGGCGGTAGCTCGTAGTCGCTCATGTTACGCATTTCCGAGTAATGCGTGGGACGGATATGAACGTTCTCTGTAGCGGATTTTAGAAGGATACTTGATATTCAAATTTCGTCTCTTGAACGGTTATTGGCGGATATAGGCCATCGATACGAAATACCTATACTCGTTTTGATTGTTTTCACTTGCCGCAACGGAATGCCGGATATGGTCGAATCAGATCAGATAGCGTATATATGGCGTATCGCCGGGCTGAGACAGACGATCGGGAGGGCGGCGGATCGGTTTCGGACTGAGAGCGTTCGGGACTGGAAAGATAGTTGTGAGCGCGTCTCCGAATGGGTTCCATGACCGAGTATTTCGAAGTGATCGACCGGGACGGGGCCGCCAGGATCGGCGACCTCCGGCTGGCCGCGTCGATCACTACGCCGGCGCTGATCGACGACGTGCTCGTCGACGCCGGTGACCTCTGGACGGAAGATCGCCAGGTCCCCGATGGCAGCGACGACGAGTTGACGGTCCTGCCCCACCGCGGGTTCCCGGCCGGGACGCCCGAGGAAGTCCAGACGGCCTTCGACCCCGCCGTCCCGGACGTCGAGTATCCCAGCGCCGCCGTCATCTCCCCGGAGACGGCTGCCGATCACGGCACCGACGCGTACGTCCTCGCCGGCGGGGCCGGCCTGGTCGGCCACAGTGAGGCGTTCGTCGACGCTATCGTCGAGACTCGGGAGTCGATCCCGCCGGATGCCGGCCTCTACCTTCCGGGCGTCGCCACGCCCGGCAACGTCGCCACCCTCGCGTACGCCGGGGTCGACCTCTTCGACACGGACCGCGCCGTCGTCCGTGGGACCCAGGGGTGGTATCTCACCCGCGACGGCGAGTATCGCCTCGCCGACCTCGACGAACTCCCGTGCTCGTGCCCGGCGTGTCAGCAGGCTGTCGAGGACTTCGACCGCGAGGACTGCGTCGAGCACAACGAACGCGTCCTCGACGCCGAGCTCCGGACCGTCCGCAACCGGATCCGTGATGGGGAACTTCGGGACTACATCGAGGGCCAGGCCCGCCACGAGCAGTGGCTGACTGCGACGATGCGGCGACTCGACGACGAGTACACCTACCTCGAACAGCGCACGCCGCTGCTCCGGAAAGCCGAGATCACGGCGTCGACCGACGACACGCTCCGGCGGGTCGAGATCCAGCGCTTCGCCGAGCGCGTTACCGACCGCTATCGCAACCGCTTCGATGCCCCCCTCGTTCTGGTGCCGTGCTCGGCGACGAAGCCATACAGCGACTCCCAGAGCCACGGCCAGTTCCGCGAGGCGATCAACTACCGCGGGCACGTCGCCTCGATGACCTCGCCGATCGGCGTCGTCCCCCAGGAACTCGAACTTACCTACCCGGCCCAGCACTACGACACCGTCGTCACCGGCCGGTGGTCCGAGACGGAGATCGAATTCGTCGCGGATGTGCTCGAAGCCTACCTCGCCGCCAACGACTACCCGCGCGTGATCGCCCACGTTCCCGAGGACTACCGGGCGATCACCGAGCGCGTCGAGAAGCGCCTCGACCGGGAGTTCGAGTACACCGTCGCCGATCACCCCACGACCGACGAATCGCTCGCGAACCTCTCGAAAGCGCTCGCGGGCGAGCAAAAGTACCGCAAGCGCGAGCGCCAGCACAACGTGATTCGCGCCATCGCCGACTACCAGTTCGGCGCGGGCGCTGGCGACGAACTCTTCGGGGACTTCAGCGTCGAGAGTCGCTATCCGAAGCTCCGGGTTCGAGACGACGACGACGAGCAACTCGCCGCGATGGTGCCCGAGTACGGCGTCCTCGCGCTGACGCTCGCCGGCGCTCGACAGTGGGTCGACGCTGACGTCCCGACCAAGCGCGTCGAAATCGACGACTTCGTCCCCCACGGCAGCGTCCTGGCGCCGGGGATCCTCGACGCCGACGAGTCGATCCGGGTCGGTGACGAAGTGGTCTTCGAGGGGCCCTCGGCGTTCGCGATCGGCCGGGCGAACATGAGCGGGCCGGAGATGGTCGCCAGTTCGCGGGGGATCGCCAGCGAGGTCCGCCACGTCGAAGAGAAATGAGCGCGGGGGCCCGGCCGGTCGATCGACCGCTACGGTGGCTGATCGTCATCGTCGTCGCGGCGATCCTCTTCGTCGCGGCGGTCGTCGAACCTTCGTCGGATATCGCCCGATCGGGACCGTTCGGCCTGCTCACACAGGCGACCTGGCTGCACGTCTTCGGCTACGCCTTTTTCAGCCTGACGCTGGTGTACGCACTGCTGGATACGCCCGACGAGCCGACGCTCCATCCAGCGGTCGTCCCCATCATCGTCGTCGCCTACGGCATCCTGCTCGAACTCGTCCAGATGTTGATCCCCTACCGCTCCTTTGGCGTGGGGGACATCCTCGCGGACGCGGTCGGGGCCGTCGTGGTGGTCGCCGTGTGGGCCTACGGCCGGGCCGCGCTGGCGGCGCTCGGGTTTCGCCGGTCGTGAGATGATCTTGATGGGATCATCGATCACAAGGTAGGGACGCAGGGGCTTTAGGGACTGACCGGCTATCCGTTTCCAATGAGCCAGCCGAGTCCGGACGTCTACGAGCAGGGACGGGGCATGGATGCCCACAATAAGGTGATGCGGGAGATCCGCTCCCGCAACGACGCCTCCTACGAGCCCGACGAACCAACCCGGGTCTGGATCGACCGGGACAACACGCCCGACGGCGTCGTCGATTCGCTGACGATCGTCCTCAACACCGGCGGGTGTCGGTGGGCCCGGGCCGGCGGCTGCACGATGTGTGGCTACGTCGCCGAGAGCGTCGACGGCGGGACGGTCGCCCACGAGGACCTCCTCGCCCAGATCGACGCCGCTCTGGAACAGGAACGCGAGACCCACGACGGCACCTGCCGGCAGGTCAAGATCTACACGTCGGGAAGTTTCCTCGACGAGCGCGAGGTCCCCGCCGAGACCCGGCAAGCCATCGCCGACGCCTTCGGTGATCGGGATCGGATCGTCGTCGAATCGCTCCCGGACTTCGTCGATCGGGAGAAGATCGCGGACTTCCGCGAGCAGGGCCTTGCCGTCGACGTGGCGATCGGTCTGGAGACGGCGACCGACCGGGTCCGCCACGACTGCGTGAACAAGTACTTCGACTTCGCCGACTTCGAGGACGCCTGCGCCGAGGCCCTCGCCGCCGACGCCGGCGTGAAGGCCTATCTCCTCATGAAACCGCCGTTCCTCAGCGAGAGCGAGGCCATCGAGGACATGATCTCCTCGGTCGAGCGATGTGCGGCCGTCGATGGGTGTCACACCGTCTCGATGAACCCGACAAACGTCCAGCGCTACACGATGGTCGAACAGCTCTATTTCGACGGCGGCTACCGCCCGCCATGGCTCTGGAGCGTCGCCGAGGTCCTCCGGGAAACGGTCGAGGAGGACGTCACCGTCGTCTCGGACCCCGTCGGCCACGGCAGCGACCGCGGGCCGCACAACTGCGGGGAGTGTGACGAGCACGTCCAGACGGCGATCAAGGACTTCAACCTCCGGCAAGACCCGAGCGTGTTCACGCAGGTCGAATGTGAGTGCGAACGAACCTGGGATGTCGTCCGCGAGCGCGAGAAGAGCTACTCGTTGCCGCTCGCGCAGTGAGTCAGGTCGAGTCGTCGGTGACGGCCATGATCCGCGGCAGGGCTTCGTCACGGATCAGCTTCGCCCCCGCGATCAAGAGGAGCGCGCCGACGACGATTTCCCAGACGCCGACCATCTGCTGGCCGGCGGTGAGGTTTTCGAACCCGGCGGATTCCGCGATAAATCCCACGAGCGTCAGCACGCCGGCCAAAAGCGCCATCGCGACGCCAGTGAGTTGCTCGACTACAACATCTAACATACACCCTCCTACGAGAACCGGCGATTATGACTCTTTTCGTTCCGTCGTCGGGCCGAGGACGTGCTCGCCAGCCTGCTGATGCGTTGAGCGACCATCGTGCCCGATCCGGGCGACGCGTGACGAAATCGTTATATTTTCTCCCGAGATATGCGACGAAGATGGCACCTACTCGGAATATAAACTATGCATCGTGGACGAAAAACAGCTTTCTCCTCGGCGTTGCCCTCCTGTCGATCGGCGCGTTGGGCCACATCGTCGGTCCAGCACTCGTCGGTCAGTTAGAGGGGTGGGTATCGACGCTGCTGCTCGACCTGGAAATCCTCGGCGTGTTGATCGGCCTGATCGCGCCGCTCGTGTTCGGCATCGTGCTCCCGCTGACGGAGTAGCGGCCTGGCTCACGGCGACGGTCGAGACAAAAATCAGCCCAGCTCAGAAGAACGCGGCCGCTTCCGTGGCGTAGTCCTCTGGCGGCACGTCGACGACGCTCTCGTCGTGGAGCGTGGCGAAGAACGGTGAGTCCGACCAGTAATATTGCTCGAAGACCGCCCGGGCGACCAGGTCGATCACCGGCGGGTTCGCCGGATCGCCGTCCTGGAGCGTGATCGCGAGGTTGAAGCTGTTGTGGCCGGCCGACCCGTAGTACTGGAGGCCGTTGACGATCCCGGCCGCCAGGTCCTCGACGACCGGATCGGTCGGATCGGGGACGTCCACGCCCGGCGCGACGCCGCGGACGTGGCGGTGGTGTTTGGGCGCGTACGGCGCGACCCACTCGACGGCGCCGGTCGAGCCGATGTATCGGTCGGTCTCGGTCGTCTCCGAGACCGAGTCCTCCCAGTAGGAGGCGTCGTGTTCCTCGCGGTAGGCGCGGGCCGCCTGGGCGCGGTCGGTCTGGAGGTTCGTCCCGCACTCGTCGACCAACGTCTGCATGTGGGGATGGATGATGCTGCTGCCGGCCGGCCGCAGGAAGTTCATGTTGATCGAGGCGTACTCGTCAGCGGCGTCGGACTCGAAGGCGGTGGTGACGAACTCCAGGGCAGCCGCCAGCCCGTCGGTGAACTGCTGGACGGTGAACTCGTCGATCGGGACGTAATGATCCTCGGTCAGGACGACCACGTTG is from Halorhabdus sp. BNX81 and encodes:
- a CDS encoding helix-turn-helix domain-containing protein, which gives rise to MSQFDRTKESGNESGAGTETGPGPARTESRIPPAEVFSILGNDTRVAILRAMLELDADEQPVSFTAIFEQVDIADSANFSYHLEKLTGHFVAQREDGYVFRYPGRKVVSSIFTGTLTERAQLGFFPVDGSCYACDRSLHGWYVDDELTIGCIDCGTIQVSYPFPAGGLDDRTTEDVLEAFQHYVRHHYCLAADGVCPECTGSIESDLVADPDEDDLEVAVEHVCQRCGYRLESTVGITLLDVADVLVFFSERGVDLNATPFWHFDWCVSDKRTEIVDDEPLRVRLTLPCAGDELRVLLDETVSVIDTAVVERLPE
- a CDS encoding flavin reductase family protein; the protein is MVDAEQFRAVLGQFATGVTVVTLPGDPPHGITVSAFASLSMDPPLVLISLDHDTDAHRRLADGDDDGFAVNILARDQREVGEFFAGMTDDGDPLAEATDAPATGAPVFDDDLAFVDCSVYDSFEAGDHTVYVGKVEAAELLNPEADPLTYHRGEWGTIPAAADNA
- the sod gene encoding superoxide dismutase: MSDYELPPLPYDYDALEPHISEQVLRWHHDTHHQGYVNGWNAAEETLAANREAGEFDSSAGAIRNVTHNGSGHVLHDLFWQSMSPEGGDEPAGDLRERIEEDFGSYDAWKGEFEAAASGAGGWALLVYDSFSNQLRNVVVDKHDQGALWGSHPVLALDVWEHSYYHDYGPARGEFVENFFEVVDWEEPAARFEQAVELFE
- the arcS gene encoding archaeosine synthase subunit alpha, giving the protein MTEYFEVIDRDGAARIGDLRLAASITTPALIDDVLVDAGDLWTEDRQVPDGSDDELTVLPHRGFPAGTPEEVQTAFDPAVPDVEYPSAAVISPETAADHGTDAYVLAGGAGLVGHSEAFVDAIVETRESIPPDAGLYLPGVATPGNVATLAYAGVDLFDTDRAVVRGTQGWYLTRDGEYRLADLDELPCSCPACQQAVEDFDREDCVEHNERVLDAELRTVRNRIRDGELRDYIEGQARHEQWLTATMRRLDDEYTYLEQRTPLLRKAEITASTDDTLRRVEIQRFAERVTDRYRNRFDAPLVLVPCSATKPYSDSQSHGQFREAINYRGHVASMTSPIGVVPQELELTYPAQHYDTVVTGRWSETEIEFVADVLEAYLAANDYPRVIAHVPEDYRAITERVEKRLDREFEYTVADHPTTDESLANLSKALAGEQKYRKRERQHNVIRAIADYQFGAGAGDELFGDFSVESRYPKLRVRDDDDEQLAAMVPEYGVLALTLAGARQWVDADVPTKRVEIDDFVPHGSVLAPGILDADESIRVGDEVVFEGPSAFAIGRANMSGPEMVASSRGIASEVRHVEEK
- a CDS encoding VanZ family protein, translating into MSAGARPVDRPLRWLIVIVVAAILFVAAVVEPSSDIARSGPFGLLTQATWLHVFGYAFFSLTLVYALLDTPDEPTLHPAVVPIIVVAYGILLELVQMLIPYRSFGVGDILADAVGAVVVVAVWAYGRAALAALGFRRS
- a CDS encoding archaeosine biosynthesis radical SAM protein RaSEA, with translation MSQPSPDVYEQGRGMDAHNKVMREIRSRNDASYEPDEPTRVWIDRDNTPDGVVDSLTIVLNTGGCRWARAGGCTMCGYVAESVDGGTVAHEDLLAQIDAALEQERETHDGTCRQVKIYTSGSFLDEREVPAETRQAIADAFGDRDRIVVESLPDFVDREKIADFREQGLAVDVAIGLETATDRVRHDCVNKYFDFADFEDACAEALAADAGVKAYLLMKPPFLSESEAIEDMISSVERCAAVDGCHTVSMNPTNVQRYTMVEQLYFDGGYRPPWLWSVAEVLRETVEEDVTVVSDPVGHGSDRGPHNCGECDEHVQTAIKDFNLRQDPSVFTQVECECERTWDVVREREKSYSLPLAQ